From Aedes albopictus strain Foshan chromosome 1, AalbF5, whole genome shotgun sequence, one genomic window encodes:
- the LOC115260202 gene encoding uncharacterized protein LOC115260202 yields the protein MTSICCRDDNNFILFVKAISTLCFFFTAGPPRKVKPGAHDICHSMTPNIKSKSRSSQSLPQTIPNNNRNPRLNCSSPLERFITKLQDHNASTMSQSSHAGWRTSSRRLNPWRNRSVPLSMHDDQLSCVDDRLSSCSFEYSQYGNRILGEITNKPTPLSQSALNCKQPRVAFDNLSFINMVASTPSHKESVLYPNVHRDENRQESGKDMVDDASFINIVTSTPRSTPLPGHKEFDHNQPTFHVPIKMPALESVSTVNRDCLSKKRLFDTEDDDVQLSVDENDLEDKFYDSSSDPDWNSDDASETTDETDYDLNDLSIFEYFQKYHTLDELGLDDDLEIQETPPPDQSFDKGETSALQEHVNKATMINLSIEAMEVMARECLEPKVSKAKERANNKRRKEKGLQYTRSDGIVIPARKIRPACSCRRRCFNKYPDHVRSKLLRNFLNLKLSGQNQFLANHMEVSKTARRKVINSRRLYSRSYKLPGVKGPVVVCKVMFMATFDVGDRKLRNLAAKRVIGDGVASHDQRSENRSARTISAEHQQYIKDHILSFPAYSSHYGREKSERLYLSGDLNLTSFYLGQNKAYCYMWDETRARRGSKEVGSCVMQDLQRMPTTVEEVIYYSDRCAGQNHNKNVVFMFTHVLKNLKKEGRALRIIHRFMKTGHSHMEVDTIHATIERAKKRTEVSIEIPSDWEIFIAAIQRTVPIEVVSMQQKDFLDITAQEEIYTIPKTTTSGETFSFKKVMEFAFTTDNIGTVRFKYDLAEEDYKEICLMSGKKIDREIELKRIESQLIELPTAKLKDLRSLLPYVVKKDYYEAFLKGLVEPKRGRRPNSNDAPDHFEGDIYDTEDEE from the exons ATGACTTCAATTTGTTGCCGCGACGATAACAACTTCATATTATTTGTAAAAGCAAtttcaacgctttgttttttttttactgcagGACCGCCTCGTAAGGTAAAACCTGGTGCGCATGACATTTGCCATAGCATGACGCCTAATATCAAAAGCAAATCACGCAGCTCGCAATCCTTACCGCAAACCATCCCAAATAACAACCGGAACCCGCGGTTGAATTGTTCTTCGCCGTTGGAAAGATTTATCACAAAACTACAAGATCACAATGCTTCTACGATGAGCCAATCGTCGCATGCAGGATGGAGGACGAGTTCAAGACGATTAAATCCTTGGCGAAATCGATCTGTCCCACTTAGTATGCATGATGATCAACTCTCATGTGTGGACGATCGACTCTCATCGTGTTCCTTTGAGTACTCGCAGTATGGTAATCGTATTTTGGGTGAAATTACAAACAAGCCAACACCATTGTCACAATCTgctctgaactgcaaacagccacgCGTCGCGTTTGATAACTTGTCATTCATCAATATGGTAGCGTCTACACCGAGTCACAAGGAGTCAGTGTTGTATCCTAATGTGCATCGGGATGAAAATC GTCAGGAATCGGGGAAAGACATGGTGGATGATGCGTCATTCATCAACATCGTAACGTCTACACCAAGATCAACGCCCCTACCGGGTCATAAAGAATTCGACCATAATCAACCAACGTTCCATGTGCCGATAAAAATGCCGGCATTGGAAAGTGTATCTACGGTTAACCGAGACTGTTTATCTAAAAAACGCCTTTTCGACACTGAAGACGATGACGTTCAACTATCGGTAGATGAAAATGATCTCGAGGATAAGTTCTACGATTCGAGCAGTGATCCCGATTGGAATTCTGATGATGCATCTGAGACAACAGACGAAACTGATTACGATTTGAATGATCTCTCCATTTTCgagtattttcaaaaatatcataCTCTTGACGAGCTCGGCTTGGATGACGATCTGGAGATTCAAGAAACACCCCCACCGGATCAAAGTTTCGATAAAG GAGAAACCTCAGCCCTTCAAGAACATGTGAATAAAGCTACAATGATCAACTTAAGTATTGAAGCGATGGAAGTTATGGCGAGAGAGTGTTTGGAACCTAAAGTTAGCAAAGCTAAAGAACGAGCGAATAATAAGCGAAGAAAGGAAAAGGGTTTGCAATACACTCGATCTGATGGAATAGTCATACCAGCAAGAAAAATAAGACCTGCCTGCAGTTGTAGGCGTAGATGCTTCAACAAATACCCCGATCACGTACGCTCAAAGCTGttgagaaattttttgaatttgaaactATCTGGACAGAACCAGTTCTTGGCAAACCACATGGAGGTATCCAAAACCGCAAGGAGGAAG GTGATCAACTCGCGACGGCTTTATTCTAGATCATACAAACTTCCTGGCGTTAAAGGACCGGTAGTAGTATGCAAGGTAATGTTCATGGCTACCTTCGATGTTGGCGATCGCAAGCTAAGGAATCTGGCAGCAAAAAGGGTTATAGGCGATGGAGTGGCTTCTCATGATCAACGCAGTGAAAACCGATCCGCTCGGACTATCAGCGCAGAGCACCAGCAATACATCAAAGATCACATTCTTTCATTTCCGGCCTACTCCAGTCATTACGGTCGAGAAAAATCAGAGCGGCTATATCTTTCGGGCGACCTTAACTTGACATCATT CTATTTGGGCCAGAACAAGGCCTACTGTTACATGTGGGATGAAACCAGGGCCAGAAGAGGCTCCAAAGAAGTAGGTTCTTGCGTTATGCAAGATTTGCAGCGTATGCCCACCACCGTAGAAGAAGTAATCTACTACAGCGATCGTTGCGCAGGACAGAATCACAACAAAAATGTAGTTTTTATGTTCACGCACgtgttaaaaaatctgaaaaaagaaGGCCGAGCTCTCCGCATCATCCACCGTTTCATGAAGACCGGCCATTCCCACATGGAAGTGGATACGATCCACGCGACGATCGAACGTGCCAAAAAACGCACTGAGGTGTcaatagaaattccttctgattggGAGATCTTCATAGCAGCTATACAGAGGACGGTGCCCATCGAGGTTGTTAGCATGCAGcagaaggattttctagatattACAGCCCAAGAAGAAATCTACACAATTCCAAAAACTACTACGTCAGGCGAAACTTTCAGCTTCAAAAAAGTAATGGAGTTTGCATTCACTACCGATAACATCGGTACAGTTCGCTTCAAATACGACCTCGCAGAAGAAGATTACAAGGAAATCTGTCTCATGTCTGGAAAGAAGATCGACCGAGAAATCGAACTCAAGCGAATAGAATCACAGCTGATAGAGCTGCCTACCGCAAAATTGAAGGATCTGCGAAGTCTCTTGCCGTATGTAGTAAAAAAGGACTATTATGAAGCATTCCTAAAGGGTTTGGTGGAACCTAAGAGGGGACGCAGGCCAAACAGTAATGATGCACCTGACCACTTTGAGGGCGACATTTATGATACAGAAGATGAAGAATAA